A region of the Bacillus sp. NP247 genome:
GTACATAATAGAGCCTGTCACTACACTTTGCTGATGTCCGTCTACCATTACGATAGGTAGCCAATTATTTGCACTTCCTTCTGTAAATGCCATTCCAAGTACAAAAATACCAATTAAAAGAATCCTTTTTTTCATACGTAAGGAAGTATGCTTCGCTCGCTTTTTGTTCCGCCCTTTCTCCTTCTTTCCTGTTACATGCGGAAGAAAACGATACAACATACATACAAGTAATACAAACACGACCGAAATCGCAAGAAACTGATACAGAATCGGGATGTGAAGCGAGATGGCGGCAGAACCACTGAGCGCGCCTATTAAAGTTCCTATACTAAAAAGGCCATGAAATTTCGGAAGAAGAGTTGCTCCTAATTTCTGCTCAATAGAAGAACCTTCTACATTCAATGCGACTTCTGCTAATCCATATCCTACTCCAAATACTAGTAAGCTACTAAAAGCCCCCATACTAGAAACAAAATAAATAGTAATACCTAAACAAAGTAATCCAACAATCATAAAAAACATACTGCCTATAATAACGTCTCTAGCTCCCTTACAGTCAATAAAGCGACTTGCACTCAGCAAACCGATTATTGAACCGACAGATAGTCCGAACAAAATCCAGCCCATTTCTGCATTTGACACTGCTAAAATATCTCGAGTAGCTGCTGTTCTTGAAATCCATGTAGCAAATGCGACGCCTGGCAAAGCAAATAAAAGAAAAAGAGCATTTCGAGAGGCAAGTAATGTCTTTGTATGATTGTCCACACTATTTTTCTTCATATGAAACACCTTTCACATTGTCTATACGATACGACACCAGTTTATTCATGCACCCGTGAAAAATGATTTCTATTCGTCTATCGTTTTAATAACTTTGGCTGGGTTACCACCAACTACTACATTATTAGGCACATCTTTTGTCACAACTGCCCCAGAGGCTATTACAACATTATCTCCAATTGAAATACCAGGGTTAATAATAGCTCCTCCGCCAACCCAAACATTGTTGCCTATCTTTACGGACTTCCCATATTCTTTGCCAGAGTTCCGTTCCACCGGATGTAACGGATGAGTAGCAGTATAAATGTGGACACCAGGTGCAAACATACAATTATCACCGATTCGAACTTCGCAAACGTCCAAGATAACACAATTAAAATTTGCGAAAAAGCTCTTTCCAACATGGATATTGTAGCCGTAATCACAACGAAACTCAGGATTAATGTGTGTTTTCCCGTCAGCTGAAGAACCTAAAAGCTGATTTAATAACGTAAAACGTTGTTCATCTCCTGTCTCCATTGCCTCGTTATAAAGGCGTGTTAAACGTTTTGCCTCCACCCTATCAGCCACTAATTCTTCGTCATCCGCAATATACATTTCTCCCGCCAACATCTTTTCTTTCTCAGTTTTCATACAATCCTCTCCTTTGTTATCGAATGAATTACACTTATTAAACATGTTTAATAAGTGACTTTAATGATACTTATTAAAGCGGTTTAATAAGTATCCCTATATTAGCATATTTTTTCATATATGCAACTAATAAGTTTAGAAAGAAAATGTGCCTCCTCACTTCACATACAGATATAACGAATAAATATTTAAGGTTCATACAGAAAAAAACAAGGGAACGCTTAACGTTCCCTCTCAAATCCAATCCGTTTTTTAATTTCCACCAAATTCACCTTCGCAATAGTCCGCGCGCTCTCAGCGCCTTTTTCTAATGCTTCATATAGTAAATCGGGCTCATTCATATACGTTGCGTATTTTTCCTGAGGTCCAGCTAACTCACGATTTACAACGCGAAATAACTCTTTTTTCACATCGCCCCATCCGATTCCAGTTTCATATTTTTCACGCATTGACTGAATTTCATCTTCTGTCGCAAATTCTTTATAGATTGTAAATAACGTTTCTAGTTCTTTCGGTTCATTTGGAAGTGAAGAATCTGTTTTTATTTTAAAAATAAGCTTTCGTAGTTTTTCTTGCTCTGCAAATAACGGGATGACATTTCCGTAACTTTTACTCATTTTTCTTCCATCAAGACCAGGTAATATTGCACCTTCTTCTTGCACTACATACTCCGGAAGTGTAAATATCGTGCCGAATGTATGATTAAAATACGTCGCAATATCACGCGCAATTTCAATATGCTGAATTTGGTCTTTTCCAACTGGTACATGAGTAGCTTGAAATAGTAATATGTCAGCTGCCATTAAAATCGGGTACGTATATAATCCCATATTCACACCTGCATCACTTTCTAATCCCGCTTCTTTATTTTGCTCCACCTTCGCTTTATACGCATGAGCACGGTTCATAAGCCCTTTCGGAGTTAGGCAAGCTAATATCCAAGCTAATTCCAAAATCTCTGGCACTTCTGTTTGTCGATAGAAAATAACATCTTCTCCAAGTCCGAGTGATAACCATGTAGCTGCTACCTCTTTCGTATAACTACTGAACTTCTTTGGATCATGCACAGCATTTAACGCATGATAATCAGCTATAAAATACAATGCTTTTCCTTCATTATTTTTTGACATTTGCAATGCAGGTTTAATTGCACCAATATAATTTCCTAAATGTGGATAACCTGTCGGCTTAATTCCTGTTAACATTATTTTTTCACTCATACTAACTCCTCCTTTCTCAAAATAAAAAAACAAAAAGAGCCCCTCATCCTTAAAAAAAGGACGAGAGACTCCCGCGGTACCACCTTTATTAGCTATCATTATAGCTCACTTCAACTTCTTAACGTGAAGTAACCGTCTTTACCTACTCATTTCAGTAAGAAGCTCCAGAGTCCATTCCATATTCATCTCTTACTGATTCCCACCACATATCAGCTCTCTGAAAAGTTTTGAATATGTACTCTTCTCTTTCATTGCTTTTGGTTATTTTTTACAGTTTATCACATTCCCTTTCCAATTAAACCCTAATTTTCTGTTTTATATAGCAGGAATTCCCACCTTAATTGTCTAATAATATATAGGTTTGCAGAAATAATCGTAACAACTTTGGAGGTTTTTTCATGGTAAAATATATATCCATTTTA
Encoded here:
- a CDS encoding maltose acetyltransferase domain-containing protein, producing the protein MKTEKEKMLAGEMYIADDEELVADRVEAKRLTRLYNEAMETGDEQRFTLLNQLLGSSADGKTHINPEFRCDYGYNIHVGKSFFANFNCVILDVCEVRIGDNCMFAPGVHIYTATHPLHPVERNSGKEYGKSVKIGNNVWVGGGAIINPGISIGDNVVIASGAVVTKDVPNNVVVGGNPAKVIKTIDE
- a CDS encoding tryptophan--tRNA ligase, whose translation is MSEKIMLTGIKPTGYPHLGNYIGAIKPALQMSKNNEGKALYFIADYHALNAVHDPKKFSSYTKEVAATWLSLGLGEDVIFYRQTEVPEILELAWILACLTPKGLMNRAHAYKAKVEQNKEAGLESDAGVNMGLYTYPILMAADILLFQATHVPVGKDQIQHIEIARDIATYFNHTFGTIFTLPEYVVQEEGAILPGLDGRKMSKSYGNVIPLFAEQEKLRKLIFKIKTDSSLPNEPKELETLFTIYKEFATEDEIQSMREKYETGIGWGDVKKELFRVVNRELAGPQEKYATYMNEPDLLYEALEKGAESARTIAKVNLVEIKKRIGFERER